A region of the Apium graveolens cultivar Ventura chromosome 6, ASM990537v1, whole genome shotgun sequence genome:
ctatatatatatatatatatatatatatatataattggtTTAAAAGAGTTAACCTGATCAGTAATTTAATTATTCGGCTAAACATTAAtcattaattcaaaaatataaagcATAATGTGAATACAATAAACATAAGCGCTAgcaaaaattaataaaatatactAACATATTATTGGATGGAgtgaagaaaaataaaaaaatacttAAATAAATATAGAACTAAGTGATGAGAAAAAAGTAATTTATAAATCATTATGTCATCGCACCGCACGGATACAAAGCTAATTTTTATTAAGATTCGTAAAGAGGCGGTGAATCTTTGTGGTTGGCTTGGAGTATCTTTGTGAATGGGAAATGACGAGAAATCTACCGCCTCTGATGTTTCATGACTGTGATCTTGGAGACAGTATACAATTTCTTGGTCATAGATAAATTCTTTTGACAAACTTTGAACGACATTTTCGGCAGGTTTATAGCTGGTGTCCAGCATGTCGATAGTTGGGGACGATTGAAACGGCGGTGAAAATCACATGTGTTTACCTCTcataaaaaatatttgttcaAAATATGAGGCATCTAAAGTCAGTTGTTGCAGCTGAGTCATCTGAACATTGGACTATTAATtgaattaatgtgagggtcaattgtgaagTTACTGTATTCGGTGGAGATGTATATTGGATTGTCCGGGAAACTATtatcttcatttttaattttcaaaatatttgtatTCAGTTTGTTAAACAATCCGAAAACAAAACGGctaattatttatctttatttatttttcaacctggttgcatgTTCAGTCGGGGTTTGATCCGATTGAATTTATTTCAAGTTATTAATAAAATCTgtttttaatttgataaaaaaatatgCAAATTTTAACAAGTCAAGGGGCCGTGTAATTCTCAAATCCGTCTCGTTAAAAAAAGGTAAAGGACCGTATGCAGATCTTAAACCCGTCTTGTTAAAAAAATATCTATATATCATATTCGTACCATTTTCTTACAGAattcatttcttaaattcattcacaTCCCACGAAATAAATATTAAGTACGTGTTCCCTTCCCATTAAATAATAAAAGtattgaaaaataaaaattactatCAATATATGTCATATCTATACAAGATTATCGTAATCAAAATATTGAAAACTTGTATGTTGGTCAATCGATAGTATGGTTCTTTTTCGATATTTTATGTCCgtttgagaaattttaaaataagtaatttataacTTAAAATTAATAAGTGTCTTAAAATTGATAAAtagataaatacttataagttatgtaagtattttgttaattttacttataagttaatttttttttaacttaaatgaactaaaataaataatttttaaatatgattatcttaattcatgacttttaaattaacttaacatttaaaaataaatatttaaaaactaaaattaataaaaaagtattaacttaacatttaaaaataaatatttaaaaactaaaattaataaaaaaataaaaaatcaaaataagttaagaaaagtatgtcgttactaacatttaacttatcaacttataagttataaattcaacttataagttggatTATCAAACAGTGGGAGATAAATACTTTATAAGCCGGAACACAACAGGCCCTTAGGCTAATACGCACACATTCGATACTCAACGTGAACAAGTCCAAATCTTTTTATACATATTTTTAAGGATCTTTTGTGAACGAACACAATTCTCTTgcaatttattttaattaaaatggATATAACTACTTAGTTAAACattaaattacttattttaaaatctattttgatgaaaatatttatttaaaaaattattatgatttaaaatatttGAGAAAATTTAATACACAAAGTATTTATTTATACTATAATGTTATCAGATAAATCGAGAATACTTGATTAACTGGCCAGGCCTAATAAACTTTCTTACTTTTAATGACTTGGTTAATCTTGttcaaaaaaacaaaaataaaacttgGTTAATCTGATTTACAATTTTCTTAATAAAGAATGATTTAATACTATGAAAGAATACTTTGTTGGGCCATGTGATATTCTTAGACTGGACTTGTTAAACCCAATCCAGTTCCCACTAGGCCCAATAATACAAATCAATGGGCGCTGATGGCTGTTGTAACAGAGCAAGTGCAAATTTgtatttctagggtttatacaGAGAGAGGGTTGCAGAAACCCTAAAATTGAATTTTGGTTCAATTGGGTGTGAATTAGAAGGATGGGTAGATCTAAAAAAGGCCCCAAGTTTGCTGTTGTGAAGAAAATGATCACCTCCAAAGCTATCAAaacgtctctctctctctctctctctctctctctcgctccctccctccctccctcctctctctctctccgctctctctctctctctccctctctctctctctctctccctgcATTACCCCCATCTTATATATGTGTATGTGCCTCCATTGGCTTGTGAAATACATTTATACTGATTGTAGGTTACTTGCTATGTCATTCTATTTTTAAGTAGCGTAGACATTGTTTTAGCTATAGTTGATGTTATCTATATTTCAGTTTGATCTTTCTGTTGACAATTTGTTCACCTGTCCCTTGATAAAATTTTTAACTATTTAGCTACCGGTTGCAGCTGATACAGAATTTATAGTGTGGCTATTCATGGAGACAATTTTGTAGCTATACATATCGAGTCAAATACCTGTGTTGCCTGAGATATCTTCTTACATCTATAAAATTATGTTTTCGAGTCATTCTTTGGTATGTGTTTGTTGCTTACTCTAACAAGGAGACTGCGTTGATGTTCAAGTGCCTccttaaataattaaatccattGCAACTTAAGCtaattatttaatattctttTATCTAAGAATAAAATTCTACTTTTCTGACCTGTGAATAGAATTATAGGAATTCAGATGCTTAATGTGAAAGATGTAGTGAGGATTGAAATTTGAAACACTAATTTTGATGTTGATTGTAAATTTTAATGATTTAGCAGATAACTAGTTCAGAAAGGTGCGCGCTTAATATTAAATTAGAAGCATAAGTTATACTATGTTATTGCACTTCATTTATACATTTTTCATCTTCTTTTTCTGCCTTTCAGGCATAAAGAAAATGTCTTGAATCCTAACAAGAAGGACTTAGAGAGTGAAAAGCTTCCGAGAAATGTGTAAGTTCCTTATTTTAATTGTGAATTTAAGGACTTTGTGGTTGCTTATGTTTGTCACTAAAACTGGAGTTTCTAAATATTTGTTAATGCAGACCAAGTACTTCCTCTGCGCTCTTCTTCAAGTACAATACTGCATTGGGGCCTCCTTACCGAGTGTTGGTTGATACCAATTTCATTAACTTTTCAATCCAGAATAAAGTAAGTGCTAAGTTGTTGCCCCTAAAATCATATGATATGCGGGGAGTAATGATTTTTATTAGATTAATTAAGAAGTTTATTAATATGTTCCAGCGACATGTGCACAAACCTGTATATTTTTTCTGTATTTATTAGCATGTCTATATGGTGCAACTGATTTTCTTAAATTCATGTGAAATTTCAAGCCATGTAAAATGTGATTCTCTATAAAGCTTTTCTCTTTGATGATATTGGTGACGTGCGTTATCTACAAAGGACTTATAAAGTTTTTGTGCAACTTGTTGCTTGCTGACATGACATTACAGTTAGGTTAATGCATTTGAATTTTATATGGTATAATTTTAATTAGTTAAgatataaaatatattttgttCCTATAAAAATGAAAATCAGGATGGTGAAATGACCTAGAAAACACGTTCTTATTATGTAGGCTTTGTCCCTTTTTAATTGTTTATGCTATATTTGTCCTTCATGAAATTCTCCAACCACTTGTATAGGTCTGTCCTCGAGTTTTTATGTGTGCTTCTGCGTTAATATATAATTCGAACTTCGAAGAACCTACAAACCAGGGGTCTTATACATTGTTATTATGTGGTCTTTACTTTTATGATGTTATAGCTTTTAGGATCATGTTTGGCCTGCAAATTTTAATTTCCAGTTCATGAACTTCAATTgcattttttttttcaaaattattttactTACAATTTTATCAACATTACTTTGTGTAGTTGGACTTGGAGAAAGGAATGATGGACTGTTTATATGCTAAATGTAAGTTCCAATAGTTTCTTCATCGATTACGTTCAGTTAATTCTTTTGTGTAAAGGCTGGTTTGTTGTCTCATAAATGATGATTGATAAATTTTATATGTGTCTTTCTAAATCAACATACCATCGAGCGCCTAAAAGCATGGTAATTCGTCTCATATTAAAATTGAGTTGTTTTACATGCGGTTAATCAAACACTGATGCATTACGTACCTGTAAGACCATATTTAATGGATTTGTTAAacataaatttatatatattgtTCTCCCAAATGTTGAAAGTTGAACAAACCTATCTGCGATCTCATTGTTGTTCTGTATATACTAGCCAAGTCGTGTTGTTACTTATTTCATGAATTACATAAGGATATATTGATTTATTTGATCATTAAGCTTACCTATATATGTAGGTACACCATGTATCACTGATTGTGTGATGGCAGAACTCGAAAAGCTAGGTCAGAAATATCGAGTTGCTCTAAGGTAGTGTGTAATGTTTTTTTATGTTCTTGAAAACAAACTTTCGAATATTTCAACTTATATTTCTTTACTTGCGTTTTTTATTGTTTTTAAGAAAAAAAGTTGTAATAATATTGTTATATTTTACTTTAAAGTGTTAACATATGCAAGTAATGCAAGCATGGCAACTTGGCAAAGAATTTTAGATGCACACCAAAGATGTCTGTGAACTCCATTGGAGTGTGTAGACATATAAAATTTTCCTTCAATTACTGGATAACATACTGCCTATCATTTAATTAAGGGTCCTGTTAACCACAGCCCTTAGGGCTGTGGATAAAAACTTAATTTTCAACACTTGGCACATTATAATTTGTGCTCATATTGTGTATACAGGGGGGCCCAGTTATATTTATGGAAGCAAGAGTAAATTTTGATAGAGAAAACACATGTATTTAATGCTTAAACATAGCCCTTAGGGCTGTGGTTAACATTTCCCTTCAATTAATAGTCTCAACATGTGTATAGAACTAGTTAAGTATCATTACATCACCAACAATCTGAGACTTTGTTTCTTTGATCTCTTTTAGTAAGGGTATGCAGTGGCATATTTATTTTGAATGTTTTTTTTAGTCTTAGAAGTCAATAGTCATATCTCTTCATCGGCATTTTCATTCGTCCACCAGAATTGCGAAAGATCCTCGATTTGAAAGACTACCTTGCACTCACAAAGGAACGTATGCTGATGATTGTCTTGTGGAGAGGGTTACTCAGGTATTTAATTTCCATCGATGTGAGCATGCCATCTCCTTTCCATCAAGCCATTATTAAACTCCCTCCCTCCTAATAGATGGTTAACACTTTACATTctaaaataacatatatattttttttcactAATTTAGTAGGTCCAACCTACCCACTTTTGTTCTTTACCTTTCTTAATTTCCGTGCCCCATCAACATATTAACAATTGGGTGGGCGTGGGACGGAGGGAGTGTCCATTTTGGCTTTCAGAAAGGGTTAATTATACTTTTACATAACAAACGTTTGTTTGTAGTTCTCCTACTGCCCTCTGGCTCAAAATGTGTATCCAGCTGTTAAACTTTGATTTTTTTTGAACTGTAATTCTTTGTTTGGTTGAAAGGAATTGAACGAGGTAGAAATGGAATGAGAACTTTAAACAAAATTAGTGGGCAGAGGAGACAAAAAATTAGAATAATGTTTTTTAATGAGGTTGTGAAAAAAAAATGAGTGAAGGAGAATGGTGCTTTCATTTTGAAATTGGGTGGTTTGAGCTCTACTTTAAATTGATAGAATGGTATGCAAGAAagaataaaaattattaatatatattgacAATATACATCGTTTGTTTGACTCCCTCTCTAATTCATTCCATCTAATCTAACAGCGCATAGTACTTCGCATAATAGTTCAACCGTCTTTCTTATATCTTCATAATTGATTCATTCTGATGTATATTTTTGTGAACAGCACAAGTGCTATATGGTAGCAACATGTGATCGAGATTTGAAGAGAAGAATCCGCAAGGTATAAAGAAGTGCAATTGGCTTGAGAGCATGATTATTACTTGTCGAACTGCAATTTTTAATTTAGATTGGTATACCGATTTATAATTGCAATGTGATTTATAACCTGATTTGCCTCACTCAGATACCTGGTGTCCCAATCATGTACATTACCAAACACAAGTATTCGATTGAACGCTTGCCTGAAGCAACAATGGGTGGAGGTATGCAATATATCCCTATATGTTAAAGAAACATTATATTTGACAGCCTTTATTATTGTCTAATATATATTGGTATTGTTTGGCACAGCTCCAAGATTTTAGAAAGGAAAGGAAGAATCTTTCGGCGGAGAAAGAATTGCAGCCATCAAGCTTGTACCAACTTTTGATGCAAGCTCATGTTACAGGAGATGTACGCTTTGCAGAGGCAAATGTTGTGATTTCTATTAATATTATGCGCCGCAGTTTACCCTGTAAAACTTTACATGTTTGTTTTGGAACTACATTAATAATATTGTGTGTTTTACTTACTGTTGCTGAGTTCATTATACTTTCTATGTCATTCTCTACATGCTGGTTCCATTTTCCAGATAAACTGATTCGGTCACTAACATCTCC
Encoded here:
- the LOC141667066 gene encoding uncharacterized protein LOC141667066, which translates into the protein MGRSKKGPKFAVVKKMITSKAIKTHKENVLNPNKKDLESEKLPRNVPSTSSALFFKYNTALGPPYRVLVDTNFINFSIQNKLDLEKGMMDCLYAKCTPCITDCVMAELEKLGQKYRVALRIAKDPRFERLPCTHKGTYADDCLVERVTQHKCYMVATCDRDLKRRIRKIPGVPIMYITKHKYSIERLPEATMGGAPRF